In Erigeron canadensis isolate Cc75 chromosome 6, C_canadensis_v1, whole genome shotgun sequence, the following are encoded in one genomic region:
- the LOC122603731 gene encoding protein CELLULOSE SYNTHASE INTERACTIVE 1-like, producing MGSRERSSMEDPDGTLSSVAQCIEQLRQKSSSSQEKEFNLRQLLDLINTREGAFSAVTSHSQAVPVLVSLLRSGSLGVKMQAATVLGSLCKENELRVKVLLGGCIPPLLALLKSTSTEGQITAAKTIYAVSEGDAKDHVGSKIFATEGVVPVLWEQLEKGHEAGHVVNDLLTGALRNLCSTTEGFWSATAQSHGEDILMKLLMFDQSNTQANVCFLLASMIMEDASVCLKISTSVTTKQLLKLLGPGYEPPVRAQAAAALKSLSAQSKQARKDIASANGIPSLINATIAPSKEFMQGEDAQALQENAMCALANISGGLCHVITSLGQSLDSCTSPAQVADTLGALASALMIYDSNAESTRASDPFDIELTLVKQFKPRLPFLVQERTIEALASLYGNAIFASKLANSDSKHLLVGLITMATNEVQDELIKSLLILCNNKGTLWHALQGREGVQMLISLLGLSSEQQQECAVALLCLLSKESDDSKWAITAAGGIPPLVQILETGSAKAREDSATILGNLCNHSEDIRNCVESADAVPALLWLLKNGSSNGKEIAAKTLNHLIQRSDTATISQLTALLTSDLPESKVHVLDALKSLLSIAPLSDLLREGSASNDAIETMIKILASTNEETRASSAMALARIFNLRKDLRESSIAFTTLSSVTKLLKSESENILAECCGCLAAIFLSIRENHDVAVVAMDVLPALLTLARSPALKVAEQALCALANLLLDNEVPEKVAPEEIIMSATRVLREGKSTGRNHAAAAIARLLDSRKTDSRLTEFVNQTGTVLALVSFIESGNCGSIATPEALDALAILSRLKGSPGHVKPAWQVLVENPDSIIPIVSFIRGATALLQDKAIEILSRLCHDQCAVLGNAITGSYGCTSSIARRIIDSSNATVKIGGTALLVCATKANIQKVVEDLHEANMHSSIIRYLVLMVSSTIYSNSEDMAAISIFRCSKDEKRTSTSVINGAGISLWLLSAFANHDEKYKIEITEAGAVEILTGRISSALPYNQLDADEDSSIWICTLLLAILFQDRDIIRTSPTTKAMPALASLLRSENPADRYFAAQATASLVCNGSRGTLLSVANSGAAGGLISMLGSANGDIHDLLQLSEEFSLVPYPDQVALERLFRVDDIRVGATSRKSIPALVDLLKPIPDRPGAPFLALGLLIQLSVDSSSNKIAMVECGALEALTKYLSLGPQDATEEAATDLLGILFSTAEIRKHDSAFGAVSQLVAVLRLGGRRARFSAAKALENLFSADHIKNAESSRQAVQPLVEVLNTGLEKEQHAAIAALVRLLSGNPSRGLTATDVELNAVDVLCRILLSNCSMALKGDAAELCCVLFENTRIRCTVTAGRCIEPLLLLLVSEFSPAQHSVVRALDRLLDDENLAELVAARGAVVPLVGLLEGRNYVLHEASSRALVKLGKDRPSVKMEMVKAGVVESILDILREAPDFLCAAFAELLRILTNNATIAKDQSALRVIEPIFLLLKRPELGPDGQHSALRVLVNILEDQQGWRDYNLTTHQTIEPLIVLLDSPATAVQQSSAELLSHLLLEEHYQKDSIIQQVIGPLMRVLGSGIPILQQRALQALVSMALSWPNEIAKEGGVSELSRVILLADTTLPNPLWESAATVLSSILQFSSEFYLEVPIAVLVRLLRSGSEGTVNGALNALLVLESDDSSSAVAMAESGAIEALLELLRCHQCEGTAARLLEVLLHNVKIRESKAIKSAILPLSQYLLDPQTQAQQARLLATLALGDLFQNETLAQSSDAAAACRALVNLLEDQPSEEMKVVAMCALQNLVMYSRSNKRAVAEAGGVQVVLDLIASSEGDTSVQAAMFIKLLFSNNAVQEYASIETVRSITAAVEKDLWANGTVNEGYLKALNALFGNFPRLRATEPATQSIPHLVTSLKTGPEPTQEAALDALFLLRQAWSACPPEVSSAQSTAAADAIQFLQHLIQSGPPRFHEKAEFLLQCLPGILTVVIKRGNDLKQSVGNPSVYCKLTLGNTPSRQTKIVSTGPNPEWDESFMWSFESPPKGQKLHISCKNKSKMGKKSFGKVTIQIDRVVMMGAVAGEYALLPQSKSGAQRNLEIEIIWSNAVSNSST from the exons ATGGGCTCGAG GGAGCGTAGCAGCATGGAggatccagatggcacattatCGAGTGTTGCCCAATGCATAGAGCAGTTAAGACAGAAATCATCGTCTTCACAAGAAAAAGAGTTTAATTTAAGGCAATTACTTGACCTGATCAATACACGAGAAGGTGCATTCAGTGCAGTCACTTCACATTCTCAAGCAGTTCCAGTACTAGTCTCTCTCCTACGGTCAGGGTCACTTGGTGTAAAAATGCAAGCAGCTACAGTTTTGGGCTCCTTGTGCAAGGAAAACGAACTACGCGTCAAAGTATTACTCGGAGGTTGTATTCCACCACTTCTTGCTCTTCTAAAGTCAACTTCAACAGAAGGTCAAATCACTGCTGCAAAGACCATTTATGCTGTTTCTGAAGGTGATGCCAAGGATCATGTCGGGTCCAAAATTTTTGCCACTGAAGGTGTTGTGCCCGTGCTCTGGGAGCAACTCGAAAAGGGTCATGAGGCTGGACACGTGGTCAATGATTTGCTTACTGGTGCTTTACGTAACCTCTGTAGCACCACTGAGGGATTTTGGTCAGCAACAGCTCAATCTCACGGTGAAGATATATTAATGAAGCTACTCATGTTTGACCAGTCAAATACCCAAgcaaatgtatgttttttgCTGGCATCCATGATAATGGAGGATGCATCTGTATGCTTAAAGATATCAACTTCTGTGACTACGAAACAACTTCTTAAGCTGCTGGGACCCGGTTATGAACCTCCAGTTAGAGCACAAGCTGCAGCTGCTTTGAAGTCTCTTTCGGCTCAGAGCAAACAAGCAAGAAAGGATATAGCGAGTGCTAATGGCATTCCTTCTTTAATTAATGCTACAATAGCTCCATCAAAAGAATTTATGCAAGGTGAAGATGCACAAGCCTTGCAGGAAAATGCGATGTGTGCGCTTGCAAACATTTCTGGTGGATTGTGCCATGTCATCACGAGTCTTGGTCAAAGTCTTGACTCATGCACATCACCTGCACAGGTGGCGGATACATTAGGAGCTTTGGCTTCTGCGCTTATGATATATGACAGTAATGCAGAAAGTACACGAGCTTCAGATCCATTTGATATCGAGCTGACATTAGTAAAACAGTTCAAGCCTCGTCTACCCTTTTTAGTCCAAGAACGCACCATAGAAGCTCTTGCCAGTTTGTATGGGAATGCAATTTTTGCAAGCAAACTTGCAAATTCTGATTCGAAACATCTGTTGGTTGGATTGATCACAATGGCAACCAATGAAGTTCAGGATGAGCTGATAAAATCGCTGCTTATACTCTGCAACAATAAGGGTACTTTATGGCATGCTCTTCAGGGTCGCGAGGGTGTTCAGATGTTGATTTCTCTTCTTGGACTTTCATCAGAGCAGCAGCAGGAATGTGCGGTTGCATTGTTGTGCCTTTTGTCCAAGGAAAGTGATGACAGCAAGTGGGCCATCACTGCTGCAGGTGGCATACCACCTCTTGTTCAAATTTTAGAAACTGGGTCTGCAAAAGCAAGAGAAGATTCTGCAACAATTTTGGGCAACCTCTGTAATCACAGTGAAGATATACGCAATTGTGTTGAAAGTGCTGACGCTGTACCTGCTTTGCTGTGGTTGCTGAAGAATGGAAGCTCTAATGGGAAGGAGATTGCTGCAAAGACATTGAACCATTTGATTCAGAGATCAGATACAGCAACTATAAGTCAACTTACTGCATTATTGACCAGTGATCTTCCAGAGTCAAAGGTTCATGTTTTGGATGCATTAAAAAGTTTGCTTTCAATCGCCCCACTTTCTGATTTACTGCGTGAAGGCAGTGCTTCTAATGATGCAATCGAAACAATGATCAAGATTTTAGCATCTACAAATGAAGAAACCCGTGCTAGTTCCGCAATGGCTCTTGCTAGAATCTTCAATCTCCGAAAGGACTTGCGTGAGAGCAGCATTGCCTTTACAACTCTTAGTTCTGTCACGAAACTTTTGAAGTCAGAATCTGAGAACATTTTGGCCGAGTGCTGTGGCTGCCTAGCTGCAATTTTCCTGTCGATCAGGGAGAATCATGATGTGGCAGTTGTTGCCATGGACGTGCTGCCGGCGTTGCTGACACTTGCGAGATCTCCGGCCCTAAAAGTTGCTGAACAGGCATTATGCGCTTTAGCGAACCTTCTATTGGATAATGAAGTTCCCGAGAAAGTTGCTCCGGAAGAAATTATTATGTCAGCCACTAGGGTTCTCCGTGAAGGCAAATCGACCGGAAGGAACCATGCAGCAGCAGCAATTGCTCGGCTACTTGATTCCCGGAAAACGGATTCTAGGTTAACTGAATTCGTAAATCAAACAGGGACAGTTCTTGCATTGGTTTCCTTCATAGAATCCGGTAATTGTGGATCTATTGCTACACCAGAGGCACTAGACGCACTCGCTATTTTGTCGAGATTAAAAGGATCACCGGGGCATGTTAAACCTGCATGGCAAGTGCTTGTCGAAAATCCCGATAGCATAATTCCGATTGTTTCATTCATTAGGGGTGCAACTGCTCTATTACAGGATAAGGCAATAGAAATATTGTCAAGGCTTTGCCATGATCAATGTGCAGTTCTTGGAAATGCGATTACGGGATCTTATGGTTGCACATCGTCCATTGCAAGAAGAATAATCGATTCATCAAATGCAACCGTAAAGATTGGTGGAACCGCACTACTTGTATGTGCCACAAAAGCAAATATCCAGAAAGTGGTAGAGGATCTCCACGAGGCAAATATGCATTCCAGTATAATTCGATATCTTGTTTTAATGGTGAGCTCTACAATTTACTCTAATTCGGAAGACATGGCTGCTATAAGTATTTTCAGATGTTCTAAAGATGAGAAACGCACCAGTACATCAGTTATAAATGGTGCTGGTATCTCTTTATGGCTGCTTTCGGCATTTGCTAATCatgatgaaaaatataaaattgagaTTACAGAGGCAGGAGCTGTTGAAATCCTTACAGGAAGAATCTCAAGTGCATTGCCATACAATCAG TTGGATGCTGATGAGGATAGCAGCATATGGATATGCACACTACTATTAGCAATCCTGTTTCAAGATCGAGACATTATACGCACTAGTCCAACAACGAAAGCCATGCCAGCCCTTGCTAGTTTATTGAGGTCAGAGAATCCAGCCGATAGATATTTTGCAGCACAAGCTACAGCTAGTCTAGTCTGCAATGGAAGCAGGGGAACTCTTCTATCTGTTGCGAATTCTGGGGCTGCAGGTGGACTCATTTCCATGCTCGGGAGTGCCAATGGTGACATACACGATCTTTTACAGCTGTCAGAAGAGTTCTCTTTGGTTCCTTATCCAGATCAAGTTGCTCTTGAGCGATTGTTTAGGGTTGATGACATCAGGGTCGGTGCTACTTCTAGAAAGTCAATACCGGCTCTTGTTGATCTTCTGAAGCCAATCCCTGATCGGCCTGGTGCACCGTTCCTTGCTCTTGGACTTCTGATACAGCTTTCGGTAGATAGCTCGTCAAATAAGATCGCGATGGTTGAGTGCGGGGCTTTGGAAGCATTAACGAAGTATCTTTCACTTGGCCCACAAGATGCCACCGAGGAAGCTGCGACTGATCTATTGGGCATCCTATTCAGCACTGCTGAAATCCGGAAGCATGACTCAGCATTTGGTGCTGTCAGCCAGCTAGTAGCTGTCTTACGTTTGGGTGGAAGGCGTGCACGTTTTAGTGCTGCTAAAGCCCTTGAGAATCTATTTTCTGCTGATCACATTAAAAATGCAGAATCTTCTCGGCAGGCTGTACAACCATTGGTAGAAGTTTTAAACACAGGGTTGGAAAAGGAGCAGCATGCTGCTATTGCTGCATTAGTTAGACTACTAAGTGGAAATCCTTCTAGAGGACTTACTGCGACAGATGTTGAGTTGAATGCAGTAGATGTTCTTTGTagaattcttttatcaaattgTTCAATGGCGTTAAAAGGGGATGCTGCCGAGTTATGTTGCGTATTATTTGAAAACACAAGAATCAGATGTACCGTTACTGCTGGTCGCTGTATTGAGCCCTTACTTTTACTTCTTGTATCCGAGTTCAGTCCAGCTCAACATTCGGTTGTGCGTGCACTAGATCGacttttagatgatgaaaatcTGGCCGAACTAGTTGCTGCACGTGGTGCAGTAGTTCCACTTGTTGGCCTTCTTGAGGGCAGGAACTACGTGCTTCATGAGGCAAGTTCTCGAGCCCTTGTTAAGCTAGGAAAAGATAGACCTTCTGTAAAGATGGAAATGGTGAAAGCTGGAGTCGTTGAGAGTATACTTGATATCCTAAGAGAAGCGCCCGATTTTTTATGTGCTGCTTTTGCAGAACTGCTTAGGATATTGACCAACAATGCCACGATAGCCAAGGATCAATCTGCATTGAGAGTTAttgaacccatttttttgttgttaaaaaggCCAGAGCTTGGACCGGATGGTCAGCATAGTGCCTTGCGTGTTCTAGTAAATATATTGGAGGATCAACAGGGTTGGCGTGATTATAACTTGACCACTCACCAAACCATTGAACCACTTATTGTTTTGCTAGATTCTCCTGCTACAGCGGTCCAGCAGTCATCAGCAGAGCTTTTATCTCATTTGCTTTTAGAGGAACATTATCAGAAGGATTCTATCATTCAGCAAGTAATCGGTCCATTAATGCGTGTTCTTGGTTCAGGTATTCCCATTTTGCAGCAACGAGCTCTACAGGCTCTTGTTAGCATGGCGTTATCTTGGCCTAATGAAATTGCAAAGGAGGGTGGCGTTAGCGAACTTTCGAGAGTGATTCTACTAGCTGATACCACTCTTCCTAATCCTTTGTGGGAATCAGCTGCTACTGTGTTATCTAGTATTTTGCAGTTCAGCTCAGAGTTCTATTTAGAAGTACCAATTGCGGTTTTGGTAAGGTTGCTACGTTCAGGATCAGAAGGTACTGTAAATGGTGCACTGAATGCTCTTTTAGTCCTGGAAAGTGACGATTCCAGCAGTGCTGTAGCCATGGCTGAAAGTGGCGCGATCGAGGCTCTTTTAGAACTTCTCAGATGCCATCAGTGTGAGGGAACTGCTGCAAGGCTTCTGGAAGTTCTATTGCACAATGTGAAAATCAGGGAAAGTAAAGCTATCAAGTCAGCTATTCTACCACTATCCCAGTACCTTTTGGACCCACAAACTCAAGCTCAACAGGCTAGATTATTGGCAACTCTTGCACTCGGGGATTTATTCCAGAATGAAACTTTGGCACAATCTTCCGATGCTGCTGCCGCCTGCCGGGCGTTGGTGAACCTACTTGAGGATCAACCTTCAGAAGAAATGAAAGTGGTGGCTATGTGCGCTTTGCAGAATCTTGTGATGTACAGTCGGTCAAATAAAAGAGCGGTTGCAGAAGCTGGCGGGGTTCAGGTTGTGCTGGATTTAATTGCTTCAAGTGAGGGTGATACATCAGTTCAGGCGGCTATGTTTATTAAACTTCTTTTCTCTAACAATGCCGTCCAGGAGTATGCCTCCATTGAAACTGTCAGATCTATAACTG CTGCTGTTGAAAAGGACTTATGGGCCAATGGAACTGTGAATGAAGGTTATCTGAAAGCTCTAAATGCACTTTTTGGGAACTTCCCACGTTTGAGAGCCACCGAACCTGCAACACAGAGCATCCCACACTTAGTCACATCCCTCAAGACTGGCCCAGAACCAACTCAAGAAGCTGCATTAGATGCACTATTTCTTCTCAGGCAAGCTTGGTCTGCTTGCCCACCTGAAGTCTCTAGTGCCCAATCAACTGCTGCTGCTGATGCAATACAGTTCTTGCAGCACTTAATCCAGTCAGGTCCTCCTAGATTTCACGAGAAGGCTGAATTCTTGCTGCAGTGTTTGCCTGGGATATTAACAGTTGTGATTAAGCGTGGCAACGATTTGAAACAGTCTGTTGGAAACCCTAGTGTTTACTGCAAGCTTACACTTGGCAATACCCCTTCAAGGCAAACCAAG ATTGTATCAACTGGGCCAAATCCCGAGTGGGATGAGAGCTTCATGTGGTCCTTTGAAAGTCCCCCCAAAGGCCAGAAGCTACATATCTCGTGCAAGAATAAAAGCAAGATGGGAAAA AAATCATTTGGAAAAGTGACCATCCAGATCGACCGTGTTGTCATGATGGGGGCAGTAGCTGGTGAATATGCTTTGCTGCCACAAAGCAAAAGTGGGGCCCAAAGGAATCTCGAAATTGAAATTATATGGTCAAATGCAGTATCCAACTCAAGTACATAG
- the LOC122603732 gene encoding trafficking protein particle complex subunit 12-like, which translates to MSSSHSIIQLPILETETIDTARTYNDLCYDLSSLQDLACRGAWRSILDKVSQARTRSLLSKPHEHLVYLSYNVIALTKLRRFSEAINELDLVEKGLDIYRYETYPHHYPNRKGSMAPFVLRWLHAELPSRLGKRQETLDRFYVLLQFIKEKLSRNLTNESRKVWRKRKCLVINSIISHHLSYKEYGVCLNLIKDLLNNYESSDDNYSGGKAVLMSKLGYIQMQFGDLKGAKETFRVIEEIVKEEGTGEKIEMKNLVNRNKALMFMVEKDYVSAVREYQECIDRDGSDMIAINNKALCLMYMRDLSDSIKVMENALERIPTSALNETFVVNLCSMYELAYINHSDIKKTLGSWIARVAPDDFDTSCTRI; encoded by the coding sequence ATGTCTTCATCACATTCAATTATTCAGCTACCAATTCTCGAAACTGAAACTATAGATACAGCCAGAACCTATAACGATCTCTGCTACGATTTATCGTCTCTTCAAGATCTCGCTTGTCGTGGAGCATGGAGATCGATTCTCGATAAAGTAAGTCAAGCACGAACTAGATCTCTCTTATCTAAACCACACGAACATCTCGTGTATCTATCGTATAATGTAATCGCTCTTACAAAACTACGTCGTTTCTCTGAAGCAATTAATGAGCTAGATTTAGTTGAAAAAggattagatatatatagatacgaaaCTTATCCGCATCATTATCCTAATCGAAAAGGCTCCATGGCTCCATTCGTGTTACGTTGGCTACACGCTGAGTTACCTTCTAGGTTAGGAAAACGTCAGGAAACGTTAGATCGGTTTTATGTATTGTTACAGTTTATTAAAGAGAAATTAAGTCGTAATTTGACAAACGAGTCACGAAAAGTCTGGAGGAAACGGAAGTGTTTAGTGATTAATTCGATAATTAGTCATCATTTAAGTTATAAAGAGTATGGAGTGTGTTTGAATTTGATTAAGGATTTGTTAAATAATTATGAATCAAGTGATGATAATTATTCTGGTGGTAAGGCAGTTTTGATGTCGAAGTTAGGGTATATACAGATGCAATTTGGGGATCTAAAAGGCGCGAAGGAGACTTTTCGTGTGATTGAGGAAATTGTGAAAGAAGAAGGAACAGGGGAAAAAATTGAGATGAAAAACTTGGTGAATAGGAATAAGGCGTTGATGTTTATGGTCGAAAAGGATTATGTATCGGCGGTTAGGGAGTATCAGGAATGTATTGATAGAGATGGTTCAGATATGATTGCTATCAACAATAAGGCGCTTTGTTTGATGTATATGCGCGATTTGTCTGATTCTATCAAGGTCATGGAGAACGCGTTGGAGAGGATTCCTACGTCTGCGTTGAACGAGACATTCGTGGTGAATTTGTGCAGTATGTATGAGTTGGCTTATATTAATCATTCGGATATTAAGAAAACACTTGGTAGCTGGATTGCTCGTGTAGCGCCTGATGATTTTGATACTTCTTGTACTCGGATATGA